One Myxococcales bacterium DNA segment encodes these proteins:
- a CDS encoding YceI family protein has product MRTWQVDPSHSTIGFSVRHLMISKVRGRFGAFSAELKDDGGFSAVTASIETGSIDTREDKRDAHLRSADFFDSEKHPKMTFESTRVEQRNDGRYVVRGNLTIRGTTKEVAMDVELLGKAKDPWGNDRVAFTGKTTIDRVDFGLTWNQALEAGGILVGEKVDIELEVQFIAKG; this is encoded by the coding sequence ATGCGCACTTGGCAAGTTGATCCCTCACACTCGACCATCGGCTTCTCCGTTCGTCACCTCATGATCTCGAAGGTCCGTGGTCGCTTCGGCGCCTTCTCGGCGGAGCTCAAAGACGACGGCGGCTTCTCGGCCGTCACGGCGAGCATCGAGACCGGCTCCATCGACACGCGCGAAGACAAGCGCGACGCGCACCTTCGGTCGGCGGACTTCTTCGATTCGGAGAAACACCCGAAGATGACCTTCGAGAGCACGCGCGTCGAGCAGCGCAACGACGGTCGCTATGTCGTTCGGGGCAACCTGACGATTCGCGGCACGACGAAAGAGGTCGCCATGGACGTCGAACTGCTCGGCAAGGCGAAAGATCCGTGGGGCAACGATCGCGTGGCCTTCACCGGCAAGACCACCATCGACCGGGTCGACTTCGGACTCACGTGGAATCAAGCGCTCGAGGCCGGTGGCATCCTTGTCGGCGAAAAGGTCGATATCGAGCTCGAGGTCCAGTTCATCGCGAAGGGCTAG